Genomic DNA from Salvia miltiorrhiza cultivar Shanhuang (shh) chromosome 1, IMPLAD_Smil_shh, whole genome shotgun sequence:
ggatagtgcggcctcgtcccGCGGCTCCTCGTAGCtgttctccacgatctcccaaacatcgtgggctcccaatagcgccttcatcttgatgctccaattgtcgaagttgctcttgttgagcatggggacttgaaacggttgtaggttggccattccacaggtaggattttatggctcggataccactttgttggaatataagtatatataatggagaatttatttaattggtaggaggaaatttggagaaattggttgtggacgtgtgtgtgcttaggaatttgagtgggaggattggagtttgctaacacaatctttcttcaattcacttcctTTCTAACTTTCTTTCTTCTCATTACATTCCAATcatggttacatatttatagtggtGAGTACATGATTCCTACattctctagaatattctcaactattatttttctaatacttcTCTAGAATTCTCTAGTTTAGCTATTTCTTTTCATCCTAACTTtttctcaactattctagatTATTCCTCTTTCTCTAATACATTCTCAACCATTCTacatttttcttcattctcaactattctagatatttctacaaatttcttctaatttctttttttctttcttttcttctaattctagaatattcttacaaatcaagtttattacTTTATTCCAACACGTTGCACCAGCGTTAGCTCTAGCTCTAGTGTAGCGATAGATTTGAGCAACAAAACCTTGTGGCGGGCTAAACTAGGGTTTCTTGTCGAATTTTGATAGTGCATTTTGATGAATCGTTTGCTGTCGATCAGAGATCGCCATGCTTTCGAAACGCACCTGAATCGCAGGAGTGATTTCACCGGCAGTCTTGACAGTATTTCTTCGGTGATTTCTTTTAAAAGAGATGGGAAAATCATTTCTCCTACAGACAATCAAATATCAAATAGTCTGTAAACAGCGACAGCCATCGGAACTGCCTTTCATGTCGTATCACAAAAATGGTATCCATTCTTTTTATGTTTAGCTTTTGAACCTGCAATAACAAATATAATCAGAATACCTATGTCGCAATCGGAGGCTCAAAACTGCTACAAAATAAAATCCTACCTCAAAATAGAGTCTTGAAGCTTTCCGTCGAAacggcggctgctgctgctgctagtGGAGGCTCCTCTATCGCCGGAAAACGAGAGGTGATTTGGGGATTTAAGCCTAGCTAGGGTTTCAGGCCTTATATGGGCAACAATTGTTTTGTTTCCATGTGTAGTTCAAAAATTCGTAAAAacccaaataataattattttttttatcttaatctTCCTTTTATCAGCTAATAATAAAAGCGGCAAACATAAAATTATGGTAtagaattttgaaatattttaatattcaaaattaaaaataagaataattcataatattataataaattttatttttttaaaaaaattattctaaaataaattttattataatttttctttGGAATTAAAATCAATCTTTTAAAAGGAAATACAAAAATTCTGAGTTATTTTCAGCCATATATCCGAAAAATCATACCTTTCTTCTCTAATCAACTGCATACATGGTATGAGATCCAATTCTCATAATTTTGTGTATtactaatatattttaacatattaaatGGAAATTGTAATTTGTACTTTATTCAATGTACTTTATTCTTCAATTGTAATGTGTACTTatttaataaatgaaaattttaacacatttatatttatatgtataatcaaattttggtataatatttaatttgatatgaaattaattattattttttcgggAGGGTGGGGTATAACTGGTTCGGTATCTATCATACTTTAATTTggtataccttaagtttagtatttttcTAGTACGGTATAACCGGTTCGGTATCTATCATACTTTAACCGAAAAGTTTGGTGTACCTTAGTTTCAATATTTTTCCAGTATGGTATAACCGGTTCGATATTTTTCCAGTACGATATAGCCGGTATATTCTTTTACTTCTAGCATCATACGGCCTCTTCAAAAATGCACCAAAAATCTCTTTTTATTGTAATTCCTTTTACTCGACTCCGTCGAACTCTTCAATTTTTGCATCAAATTAAACCTAATTATGTATACTAAATTCCATTAATTAAAACACAAATaatttaagaatataaataattaaaatacacaGATATCAAATATCTTTACACTTGAATCATGCTACACCTTTGTAAATCAAGCAAAAGTGCATATTACTATGTTTCACAATCGAATTTCTATTGTTGCTATTATAAAAGCATGTATCCTTCTAAGTTTCGCTTATTGAATAACTACAAGTTTTAAATTAAAAGTCACATTAAGATGGATTCAAATTTGAAACATTAATAAtattcaaaaacaaaaatgcatgacaAAAAAATCAAAAGCTAGAGGACTATAACTCTAATGGTGAGACTAAACTTTCAATGTAGACATCGGCATATTTCAACGAGACCACATTCCTAAACCTTTTCCCATCAAAAACCAACAAATTCCCaatcttgataaaaaaaaacccACCACTCCAAAAAGGATCCAAGGTTGGAGAAATATAGAGAGGACTAAAGAAGTCATCAAGAACCACCACTTTCTCCCAAGACTCCTTCTTCTTCATCCAAATATCCATGCAACTCGAATCCTCGCACCAGTAATATACCATAAGGCATTCCCCAATAACCTCAATACCTTGCCACCGGCAGCACTCCCAGCACTCCGGCAGCTCCACCGCCCCCAACGCCTCTCTCTTCAAGTCGCAAGCAACCACGTCTCGTCTATCAGTCGTCTCCCAATGAAGACTCCCACTTGCAAATACCCCCATTTCACATTTGTCATACCTACTACGATCCTCCTTCTTACATGAATCCCAACCCTTCACTTCCTCTGATTCCTTCCATGAATCACTCTTCAAGCTATATATCCAATATATAGATTTTCCACTAGCTCTCTTCGCAATCGCAAAAACCTTGTAATCGCCACTCGATTCATCCCAACCGAACCCACAACAGTAGAATTGAAAGAACGACATCATGTCTGTCTCAGACAGTTTCTTGGAGATTCTGAGAGATGGGTTCCACAACACAAACTCTCTTTGTCTATCTCTATCCAGTAAAAGGCAAACCAGCCCATTGCAGCAACCAACGATCTTAATAAAATCGAATGGGAATTCCAATTCTAGAGCATCATCAGTATCTGAGCTATCGAGTACAGAGCGTTGCAACAGCGTTGGCAGTGAAGACACATATTTGAGCAGCAAAACCTTGTGGTGGGCTAAACTAGGGTTTCTTGCCGAATTTTGAAGGTGGGTTCTGATGAATCGTTTGCTGTCGATCAGAGATTGCCATTCTTTCGAGACGCACCTGAATCTCAGGAGTGATTTCACCGGCAGTCTTAACAGTATTTCTTTAGTGATTTCTTTGGAAAGAGATGGGTAAATGTCTCGGGTCTCCATAGCTGGCGGTGAACACGAAAATACTTTCTCCTACAAACAATCAAATATCAAAtatcagaaccgatcacctatcCACCTTTCTTCTACAAACAATCAAATATCAAATATCAAATATACATCATCAATTCGCATACCTTTCTTATATCAAATATCAAAAGCCAACCTAATTCGGAACTCTAGAGAGGGGAGAATAGAGAGGGAATTGCGAATGCGAATTCAATCAATTGCAGTATATGATTCTCCTTCCATaagttatttataaataaataaaaattaatagatCTAACCAAATATAATATTGAGCTAGTCTCTTGTGCATCCGGATATGCAGCCCTGACTCGTTCTGCACGTTGATTaaagttattttttaatatattatagattttaATTAGAATCATATTAACGACTGATCCtcatctcactctctcttctctccctcacCTTCTAGAGTTGGCGGATTCGCATGATTGGGTTGCCTTGAAGCGTTATTAAGCTTTGATTCTATAGTATAAGAAAGGTATGTGAATTTTTACAAACTacttatatatttgatatttgattTTATCTAGGAGAAAGTATTTTCGAGTTGGTCGATGATGTATAATTCCATTGTTAATTTGTTTTTGTAGATGAATGAGCTTGTTTTGAAATGTTTCGATGGTGGTGGCGATAATaagtattatttatctattatgtCTCCTCAAGACATGTCTCTAAAGGAAGGCTTTGAAATTACCAATCTCTTCTTTTATGCTAATGAAAATTATGTTAGTGGTAATATTTGTCGGATGCTATTGTATTTCTATTATGAGGGCCAAATTGTTCTTTGCAACCTAACAACTAAAGAGCTGAAATTTATTGCTCCGCCGAAGAAACCCATTCAATATGATATCCTTTTCCAGGGTTGTGGTCTCGGATACGATGCTAAATCCGGCGACTACAAGTTGATACAGAAGTATCACCTATGGTCTTGGTGCAATGTTCAACATCGTTGTGATTATGATGATTATGACGAGACGAAAACTGAGTTGTATTCGCTTAAAAGTTGTTCTTGGAAGGAGATTCCGAGTCCTGATGCTCGTATTGCCGGCGGCCATTGTGGTGTGTACGTTGAGGGGAGTTGCTATTGGCAAGCAAGTCTTGGACCGGCCTTTGGTGGTCCATCAGGTGAACTGGCATTAGATGTTCTATCATTTGACTTCACCAGTGAATGTTTCTCTTGCATCCCTTCCCCGACTCGAGATGATGGGTTTGCATATGATCTTGTCGAGTGTCGTGGGTTTCTGGGTGCTATTGCCTATGAATATACCGATGAACAATCAAAGTGTGGAGCCAAGTCTTTTGAGCTTTTGGTATGGAAAGAAAGTTCGTGGGCCAAATCATTTGTTGTTGCTCTTTACGGCATTGAaaatgtagtgacccgctcttttatatattttaaatctagtaatgagtgtttatttttgttcatcagtgaatgaaaacggtttttatcctaatatgaattcagcttatgatcctgaatttatattgttaaagcagttaatgatattatttgagagttataactgacttagcaaagtcacgttatttatttaagcaagatgaaattagattttatctttattcaagtcgtgatttatttctgactcgtaagttaattaaatccgcggatttaatttaaatattagaacaacaaacgaattaaatctacggatttaatttagattcattttataatttatcgatttaagcgagaaatcacatgtcgaaatacgagatttatttaaataaacagtatcaagcatatacgagcacacgatccatcttacagttacagaatcaccgagacagagaaaatacatcaataattctcctctacattttttttcctttctttttcttctctttttctttccattaattttgttccccactccattttaccactaaatctactttttgactttcaccaccattttccccaccactttcaccaccaactcaattatgcaacaacacatattgttccagccatcaagtcttttcttccctcaccaaaacgtgtagaagaagttgagaaagggagagagagtttcctccaactccaaattgtaacttgaagaggtatatactaagcttctttattttgaattcagttgcatatcatccaaacggttcccaaaaattctcaaattaattgtgtatcatctttcatacattttctatattttggtaaaatttcagaatatttagagctcgcatgatttatttatgaatttgtaaacatcactgcccatctggaatacatttttggtaaacaatctttgggagatcataagtaaagtttcaatcggtgaaaacctttgaaacttgaatatgtcactctagactcccgtatctttcttttgacatcggcctcaccatttttgagtaagggaaacaaccggtataaattcttgaaatctagttcttattccatgtaccatccagtagattttacaaacctacgactttgaggtggaaaaggccgacttaaatatttgattctcaagcctatctttctactgaatattcactgacatgttgggaacttacttgttcagttttagaatttttggtgaagcttaaagtggtttttccgatttatcttctgaatctgccaaacttgaactctttttgtgcactgaactttagatagtcatatcttctaaaccatgaaggttcttagagtaaatccaactggagagtgttatgatctctccctagtttccagattgacctttggggttcccagtggagttttgtaaagggagatatgaatttttaaagaaagcccactgacttggttgtaatctggaaatatgaaatttacagatttttgcttgttaaatacccatctttgagagggcatatcttgctcgtttgaattgtttttcattcgattcaaattggagaatgatccttgaaatgtctagtttccagaatgtcttttggagcctcatttggagatccgaggtagatttggtgtctgttgtaaaacaaccccttaagagctcaagttgttgaattattttctatgtatcaaagtttattttaaaggatgtttcgtgaaagatttagtatatgtgcgtaacaagtttgggactatttattttaaatgaggtccgttctttatttaaattaggatggacttttaatggatatttttgggattaaactattatttcttgatttatataaattatttttaaggacttataaatatgaatttcgtaggcctactgacctactgtgatcgacggtttttagatgtctaacagctttgaaaattttatagcaagtccctacatgagtcttgagtaccctggtaaaatttcaagccattccaacttcgtatgatacttctttaaaatgcaaaacctaaactgcacattactactgagaatttcagagaacagagaaaagagtcatttatttcagtagcttcctgggtgatctagctttccaaatttttatggtattaaccttattatgttatttagatatccaccaaagttgagcccagtttgacaacgtttactatttttcaaaaatacaagttttcgattgttcaaaactgccgaacatggtagatcgtggtaaaaacgtcatatctctcaaaccacttggagttttcgactctatttttttttatatgaaactagactcgaagatctttctttcggtataagtctcgagtccaggagatgtcggagtcagaacagattaaattttgaagttgagtcagtgtaaaagcagagcatgttttgatgatgtttgattgtgattcttatgtgccttatgttgagcctttttattttattttattttttttaattttataacattacttgttcttatttattaaggccgattaattatgagattataaagcgaataagttgaagtatttattttctattgactacgaggaacggggtttatttaattgacggattagaacacccgatGAGAACGGATTGATTATGATAATCTATCCGACCTCATGTGACGagccttatttaaattattttatttcgacaattaggatttataatagaatttcccagattattatctcagaataataattatcggaatatgagtcatgcatagttaaattacgcattctcattaattgaggattttattcgagcagtatcttatttatattctcgtaataaaggtcaaacacgagattaataatcagtcaaggagctactgtaccacagaaaatttctatcaggtgggttactttcatatatatcaaatgagtttaatgttatgtttgaacagttatttcattgcaaaatctttgaactgaaaattatttcaactgttgtcttgccataaatatttcaatgtttggtatgatatctatctgatgtggctttgccagttattatgaaatcgaattcgggtcctgagcagttgatagctatcctgccagggctagtgtacaccagtgaccgtgagtcatctagcgggttggccggtcaagtgtccgtgagaggtggccacctctccggcacacagttccagatatgatagattacaagagaacttagtctgcagacgaactttaagaatcacaaatgaatttagtaagcttgggcctttttagcgaaaaactcccttgctgtactgtttatgatggcatgacaatttacaactttacgaagcatgttatatttcatagtaggcatatgtgcccactgagtacttttgtactcagccctgcatatatttctaaatgtgcaggttgagcagctgccgatggtgatgaagtgacgagcgggactcttttgtcttattatgtattaatgaactctagggttacatgtcttcatacatgtaatcagaaccttattccgctgcgtactcagaagttgtatactattttggataagtcggagttatccgaacttattagttatttgaatctatacgactaaaacttcgttatattataaatattccttttgttaaatgatgaaatgtgattcttctttgtttaattatcccctttctaccccgcttctaatatccctccattagtcacggtttcccggcttaattatccttaattaggttcgGTCGTGACAGAAAACCCGTTGGGATTGAAGGATGGTCGATTTTTGTTTCTTAAAAGGAAGATATTCGGTAGTGTTAAGCCCTATCAGTTAGTAGTTTATGATTGTATTACGAAGGAGTTGAAGAAATTTGATACTGAGCTCGTGCACAAAATGTGAGTGTTGTCTCTTATGTTGAGGATAGAGTTGAGCTAGTTTATGATTGGATTTCGATGAAGGTTTTCCAATCAAAACCaagtatattatatttttttccaatTGAATTTCTATTGTTGCTATTATAAAAGCATGCATTCTTATAAATTTTGACACCTTACCTTATGTGACTTTTCTTATTGAATAAATAgaaattttaaaagtaattaaaattcGAAACATGTAGCCTCAACGCAACCATtaataatattgaaaaataaggcAGTTTAGAGTTTAATGTGAATGTGGTggttttgcttctttttttgtGTAATTTTCAAAATGACTATAATTATAAAGTTGATAGTGATCTATAGTTTCTATCCCAACAGCTCTGTATCTCTCTTGCAACAACTTGTCACTTGACTTAATTTTGACGGTCAATTAAACTCTAATTTCGTCGCAGTCAAACTCAtatgaaaattgcaacaaaaatataaattcatttattttttgttttacttaaaagttcatgtgaaaattacaactttttctaaagttcgtgtattttttttgtcataCCCCTGGTTCTATTCAAGTTTAAATGATCATTCTAAATTTAGATTTAAATTCAAATACTAATCatttgggaaaaaaaaatatacatattctagaaagtatgattatttattttgatagtaCATATAATCGCCTGGGTCAGGTTTCGTAAATATTTAGGCCCAGCTTGGCTCAGGATAACATGTATAGTGGGCCTTGGCTGGGCCCATGCATGCTAGTAGATTGCAATGGGCATTTCCGTGGGTTCAACTAGGCTGAGTTTGGTGGGCTTCTTGTTGATTTTGTATAGTTTTTTACTTGGTGGGCTTGGATCTTGTTAGCTAATGAATACCGTTGAATTAGTTTTTCAACAAGTCTACTAGCATGGCCCACTTTGCAATTTCTTTGTTTCCACACTTCCTACATGAAATAAATTTAGTTATGAACAATTTCTTCTTCTGTTTTATTATGAACGTTTTTAATACATCttgataataaaatattcataatCTTTGTCTCATTTTATGTGAAAAATGACTGATTCAGCTGCCAATGGAGAAAGTGAACTGAAGGTGTTCGATCAATTGTCTGAACCAATACTAGATTAATTTATCGCAGGGCTAAGTATATTATTTTACTAATGTTTTGAAATTAGGATAAatctatattttgtaaattcCACAAGTAGGCCTACGTGATTGGGATTGGAAGAAAATGATAGAACTGATGAAAATTCAAGCattagaaaatgaaaataagctCAGCCAATCAATCCGTAGCTTAAATTCAAGCATTACAATTTTGAATTGGTCTCCACATTAAGCGTATTTATGGGGTAGTTGTTAATGAGACAAAACCATCTTTCACTATTAGTAATTTCCACATACACATATACACAATAGcgatttttccttttctttttcttttattttgctATTCAGATATTGATTAGTGAAATTTTCTGGTTGATAAGAATTTTCCGAAACCATTTTATACTCAATCCTAAATTTATCTTTGGCTTTTTAATGCCAGCCACTCAATGCAAAAAGACTATATGTTTTGCAAAAAATCTTTGCattaatttctctctcatcaAAGGATCAACAAATGGCTACTTATAAACTACATGCATGCATGGTTTGTGGCAAGCTGCTTTTTATTAGAGATGAACTTTTTAGTTAAGTAGAAAATGAGACACCAATTATGaactaaattattaaaataactggatacaaatattaatattatacacGAATTGCTTTAGTCATCCAAGTCAACCATTTAGCCCATGTTTGGTTGAGTGTTTTTAGAATCTGGAAAGGGATtcaattgaatccattacttgtttggtttgagtaatgagTTAATCATCACCCTTAATTAAAGGTAACcaaatcacccaatttgttacccctcaaaatagaggggaaacaaaagaaatggaTCGAATTTCTTACCAATTATTCATTTTctttgttaaaccaaacactcaataaaagtaatagttATTTTTctcattccactcctttatttgattctattcacttttcattcctc
This window encodes:
- the LOC131013468 gene encoding F-box/kelch-repeat protein At3g23880-like, with the translated sequence METRDIYPSLSKEITKEILLRLPVKSLLRFRCVSKEWQSLIDSKRFIRTHLQNSARNPSLAHHKVLLLKYVSSLPTLLQRSVLDSSDTDDALELEFPFDFIKIVGCCNGLVCLLLDRDRQREFVLWNPSLRISKKLSETDMMSFFQFYCCGFGWDESSGDYKVFAIAKRASGKSIYWIYSLKSDSWKESEEVKGWDSCKKEDRSRYDKCEMGVFASGSLHWETTDRRDVVACDLKREALGAVELPECWECCRWQGIEVIGECLMVYYWCEDSSCMDIWMKKKESWEKVVVLDDFFSPLYISPTLDPFWSGGFFFIKIGNLLVFDGKRFRNVVSLKYADVYIESLVSPLEL